In one window of Ferriphaselus amnicola DNA:
- a CDS encoding ATP-binding protein — MNLSLLADSTGHSHLRRLVILRSIAVLAQIATLALVYRFLDMALTWLPMMATIAALAALNLLSWWRLRAARPVSNPELFAQLCADVLALSVLLYYGGGSTNPFVSLFLLPLVIAAATLPGRYTWLMAGLTTACYTLLMEFYVPLPMGHESMDHSMMGHDMSGMEGMAGHDMAMMDMSATPDSAFNMHVFGMWLGFVISAAVVAYFVVRMAQAVRERDEALARIREETLRNERVVALGLQAASAAHEMGTPLSTLAVVIGELQGAADALPEWREDLALLDGQVRNCRRILDKMLASAQDTASDTARIELIDQFLRETLDEWQLLRPTVHCKYTQTTLSAAPPPLVFNPALRAALLNLLNNAADASPEKIAVHARWDARQLVLEVLDYGSGLTPEAANRAGSAFFTTKQEGRGLGLFLANTSIERLGGKVRLFNRTEGGATTEVTLPLGAST, encoded by the coding sequence GCCACCTCAGACGGTTGGTCATCCTGCGTAGCATCGCGGTGCTAGCGCAAATCGCCACGTTGGCGCTGGTCTATCGTTTCTTGGACATGGCGCTGACTTGGTTGCCGATGATGGCAACCATTGCTGCGTTGGCTGCGCTGAACTTGCTTTCCTGGTGGCGCTTGCGCGCTGCGCGTCCGGTGTCCAACCCTGAGCTGTTCGCCCAACTTTGTGCCGATGTGCTAGCGCTGTCGGTCTTGCTGTATTACGGCGGTGGCTCGACCAATCCGTTCGTTTCGCTGTTTTTGCTGCCCTTGGTGATTGCGGCGGCCACGTTGCCCGGTCGCTATACCTGGTTGATGGCCGGCCTCACCACGGCCTGTTATACCTTGCTGATGGAATTCTACGTGCCGCTACCAATGGGGCATGAGTCTATGGATCACAGCATGATGGGGCACGACATGTCGGGCATGGAGGGTATGGCCGGACATGATATGGCGATGATGGACATGTCCGCCACGCCCGATTCCGCCTTCAATATGCACGTGTTCGGCATGTGGCTGGGCTTTGTCATCAGTGCGGCGGTGGTCGCCTATTTTGTGGTGCGGATGGCACAAGCGGTACGCGAACGGGATGAGGCGCTGGCGCGTATCCGCGAGGAGACCTTGCGCAACGAGCGAGTCGTGGCGCTGGGTTTGCAAGCAGCCAGTGCCGCGCACGAAATGGGCACGCCTTTATCAACGCTGGCCGTGGTCATCGGCGAATTGCAGGGCGCAGCAGACGCTTTGCCCGAATGGCGCGAAGACCTTGCCCTGCTCGACGGCCAAGTGCGTAATTGCCGCCGCATCCTCGACAAGATGCTGGCCAGCGCGCAAGACACGGCCAGCGATACCGCCCGCATCGAGCTGATCGACCAGTTCCTGCGCGAGACTTTGGACGAGTGGCAGTTGCTGCGTCCGACTGTCCACTGTAAGTACACCCAAACAACGCTGAGCGCAGCCCCGCCGCCGCTCGTTTTCAACCCTGCCTTGCGCGCTGCTCTGCTGAATCTACTGAATAATGCCGCCGACGCCTCACCGGAAAAGATCGCCGTCCATGCTCGTTGGGACGCACGGCAACTGGTGCTGGAAGTCTTGGATTATGGCTCGGGGCTGACACCGGAAGCCGCCAACCGTGCAGGTTCCGCCTTCTTCACCACCAAGCAGGAAGGACGCGGCTTGGGCTTGTTCCTCGCCAACACCAGCATCGAGCGGCTGGGCGGGAAAGTGCGCTTGTTCAACCGCACCGAAGGCGGTGCCACCACGGAAGTGACCCTGCCGCTAGGAGCATCGACATGA
- a CDS encoding response regulator transcription factor has translation MSATQTEYPSLLLVDDDTTFCAVLARALHKRSFAVTTANSVEQALPLAHANPPEYAVVDLKMDGASGLVLVKTLHELDPATRIVMLTGYASIATAVEAIKLGATQYLVKPANANEIVEAFGHAPRADIELSVQPSSVDRLEWEHIQRVLQDHDGNISATARALNMHRRTLQRKLTKRPISDS, from the coding sequence ATGAGTGCCACGCAGACCGAGTACCCGTCGCTGTTGCTGGTGGATGACGACACCACTTTTTGTGCCGTTCTTGCCCGAGCATTACATAAACGCAGCTTCGCCGTGACCACAGCAAACAGCGTCGAGCAGGCCTTGCCCTTGGCCCACGCGAATCCGCCCGAATATGCCGTGGTCGATCTCAAAATGGATGGTGCTTCAGGACTGGTGTTGGTCAAGACGTTGCACGAGCTTGATCCCGCCACGCGCATCGTCATGCTCACCGGCTACGCCAGCATCGCCACCGCAGTGGAGGCGATCAAGCTGGGCGCGACTCAGTATTTGGTCAAACCTGCCAACGCCAACGAGATCGTCGAAGCGTTTGGCCATGCACCCCGCGCCGACATCGAGCTGAGTGTTCAGCCATCTTCGGTGGATAGGCTGGAGTGGGAGCACATCCAGCGCGTTTTGCAAGACCACGACGGCAATATCTCGGCGACTGCCCGCGCCTTGAACATGCACCGCCGTACCTTGCAGCGCAAGCTGACCAAGCGCCCGATCAGCGATAGTTGA